The Bradyrhizobium sp. WSM471 genome includes the window GGCGCGGAAAGGCCAGCAAAGGCGGCGCCTCGACCGATGTGAGTCTGGATTTCCAAGGCAACGTGAACGCGGCGAAATAACCTGCGCCCAACAAAATTGAGGGATTCAAGATGACCGTCACGATTTCACGTCTCTACGATAACTACTCCGATGCGCAGCGCGCGGTGACGAGCCTGGAGGCTGCGGGCGTGCCGCATTCGGATTTGAGCATCGTCGCGAACAATTCCGACAACTGGTACAGCACCGACAAGAAGGTCGATCGAGATCGAGATGGGGTTGATGATCGGGCTGAAGGTGCGGCCACGGGAGCGGGCGTCGGCGCAGGCCTCGGTGGCGCGGCCGGCTTGCTCGCGGGCCTTGGCTTGTTGGCGATACCTGGCTTGGGTCCGGTCGTGGCGGCCGGATGGCTCGCATCGACCGCGCTCGGTGCCGTTGCCGGCGGCGCGACGGGCGGGGTCGTGGGAGCGTTGACGCAGGCCGGCGTATCCGATGAGGAAGCACCACTCTACGCCGAAGGTGTTAGGCGCGGCGGCACCCTGGTTTCGGCTCGTGTACCTGATGCGGACCGCGCGCGCTACGAAGCGATCCTGAACCAGTCCGCCGTCAATCTCCGCGAACGGAGCGCAGCCTGGCAGAAGGCCGGGTGGAAGAGCTACGATCCCTCCGCCCAGCCTTATGGCGCGGACGAGGTCCGCAGAGAGCGCCAACTTTACGGCACCGGAG containing:
- a CDS encoding general stress protein; this translates as MTVTISRLYDNYSDAQRAVTSLEAAGVPHSDLSIVANNSDNWYSTDKKVDRDRDGVDDRAEGAATGAGVGAGLGGAAGLLAGLGLLAIPGLGPVVAAGWLASTALGAVAGGATGGVVGALTQAGVSDEEAPLYAEGVRRGGTLVSARVPDADRARYEAILNQSAVNLRERSAAWQKAGWKSYDPSAQPYGADEVRRERQLYGTGVR